In Microcoleus sp. FACHB-672, one DNA window encodes the following:
- a CDS encoding acylphosphatase — MQNSSPPNSIRAHVIVSRRVQGVGYRFSTLDEANSRGITGWVRNLPDGRVEAVFEGTEETVTEMIRWCDQGPPTSVVKDVFVEYQKPEGLQQFDIRR, encoded by the coding sequence GCGCTCATGTTATCGTTTCTAGGAGAGTTCAAGGAGTCGGTTATCGCTTTTCAACACTGGATGAAGCAAACAGCCGAGGCATCACCGGCTGGGTTCGCAACCTTCCTGATGGACGTGTGGAAGCTGTCTTTGAAGGAACTGAAGAAACCGTCACAGAAATGATTCGCTGGTGTGATCAAGGGCCACCTACATCGGTCGTAAAAGACGTTTTCGTGGAGTACCAAAAGCCCGAAGGACTTCAGCAGTTTGACATTCGCCGCTAG